A segment of the Vibrio sp. YMD68 genome:
CGGCTATTAATTCTGACAATACTAAACCATATTGAGGTGCTATAGATGAGTGAAGCTGCTGAGGCTCGTCCATCGAATTTCATTCGCCAAATCATAGATAAAGATTTAGCGGATGGTAAACACACTAGCGTGCATACTCGCTTCCCACCGGAGCCGAACGGGTATTTGCACATTGGTCATGCTAAATCTATTTGCTTAAATTTTGGTATTGCTCAGGACTACCAAGGGCAGTGTAATCTACGTTTTGATGACACAAACCCTGAGAAAGAAGACGTTGAGTACGTTGAATCTATTAAAAATGACGTCAGCTGGTTAGGCTTTGATTGGTCTGGCGATGTTTGTTATTCATCGAATTACTTTGATACGCTTTATGGCTATGCAGTTGAGCTAATAAACAAGGGTCTAGCGTATGTCGATGAGTTGAGCCCAGAGCAGATCCGTGAATACCGCGGTACGTTAACAGAGCCTGGTAAAGCGAGCCCTTATCGTGATCGTAGTCCTGAAGAAAATTTAGCGTTATTTGAGAAAATGCGCGAAGGTGGATTCAAAGAAGGAACGGCGTGTCTGCGAGCTAAAATTGATATGAGCTCTTCATTCATGGTAATGCGCGATCCGGTGATATACCGCGTTCGCTTTGCGACTCACCATCAAACGGGCGATAAGTGGTGCATTTACCCTATGTACGACTTTACGCATTGTATTTCTGATGCCCTTGAGGGGATCACTCATTCATTGTGTACGCTTGAGTTCCAAGATAACCGCCGTTTGTACGATTGGGTCCTTGAGAATATCTCGATCGATTGTCAACCGCATCAATATGAATTCAGTCGTTTGAATCTTGAATATACGGTGATGTCAAAACGTAAGCTGAATCAGTTAGTTGTTGAAAACCTAGTTGAAGGTTGGGATGACCCTCGTATGCCGACAATATCTGGCTTACGTCGCCGCGGTTTCACACCGAGCTCGATTCGAGAGTTTTGTAAACGTATCGGTGTTACTAAGCAAGAGAACATGATTGAGTTTGGTTCTCTAGAATCTTGTATTCGTGATGATCTGAATGAAAATGCGCCTCGTGCTATGGCCGTTCTTGATCCTATCAAAGTGGTTATTGAAAACTTTGACGAAACGAGCGTCGAGACATTGACGATTGCTAACCACCCAAATAATCCTGAAATGGGCAGTCGCGAAGTACCATTTTCTCGTGAAGTTTGGATCGAGCGTGATGATTTCCGTGAAGAAGCGAACAAGAAGTACAAGCGTTTAGTACTAGGTAAAGAAGTTCGACTGCGTGGTGCGTACGTGATTAAAGCTGAGCGTATTGAAAAAGATGCGGAAGGTAATATTACGACTATTTTCTGCTCTTACGACAATGAAACGTTGGGTAAAAATCCTGCTGACGGTCGTAAAGTAAAAGGCGTGATTCACTGGGTTTCTGCTGACAAAGCACTGCCAGCGGAAATTCGCCTATATGATCGTCTATTTACCGTTGCTAACCCAGCAGCAGAAGATAATTTTGCTGAAACGATCAACCCTGAAT
Coding sequences within it:
- the glnS gene encoding glutamine--tRNA ligase — protein: MSEAAEARPSNFIRQIIDKDLADGKHTSVHTRFPPEPNGYLHIGHAKSICLNFGIAQDYQGQCNLRFDDTNPEKEDVEYVESIKNDVSWLGFDWSGDVCYSSNYFDTLYGYAVELINKGLAYVDELSPEQIREYRGTLTEPGKASPYRDRSPEENLALFEKMREGGFKEGTACLRAKIDMSSSFMVMRDPVIYRVRFATHHQTGDKWCIYPMYDFTHCISDALEGITHSLCTLEFQDNRRLYDWVLENISIDCQPHQYEFSRLNLEYTVMSKRKLNQLVVENLVEGWDDPRMPTISGLRRRGFTPSSIREFCKRIGVTKQENMIEFGSLESCIRDDLNENAPRAMAVLDPIKVVIENFDETSVETLTIANHPNNPEMGSREVPFSREVWIERDDFREEANKKYKRLVLGKEVRLRGAYVIKAERIEKDAEGNITTIFCSYDNETLGKNPADGRKVKGVIHWVSADKALPAEIRLYDRLFTVANPAAEDNFAETINPESLLKVNGFVEPSLASAVAEQGFQFERTGYFCVDSKESKVDALVFNRTVGLRDTWAG